One uncultured Hyphomonas sp. genomic region harbors:
- a CDS encoding transketolase — protein MSDLQHLKTLEQRLLWLSAWMVHNANHLRPKGEGDVKVGGHQASCASMVSIMTALYFHTLRPEDRVAVKPHASPVFHAMQYMMGNQSLEKLKNFRGYGGAQSYPSRTKDVDDVDFSTGSVGLGVAETAFASLVQDYLAAKDWAEDRPLGRMVALVGDAELDEGNVYECLQEGWKHELRNTWWIIDYNRQSLDGVVHEGLWEKIESIFKAFGWRVVVLRHGALQRAAFEEPGGEALKAWIQSCPNADYSALTYQGGAAWRKRLMDDLGDQGEVSALLSKRSDDELNALMNNLGGQCLETLTEAFDGVTDDRPTVFLAYTIKGWGTPLAGHKDNHAGLMNPAQMADFQQHMGVPEGEEWETLATVEDKDGMNAFLGKVPFFAAGPRRFTAPKVESPGPVFLDDRTLSTQAGFGKILDALAKGESEIADRILTTSPDVTSSTNLGPWVNRRSLFARTEKEDTFRQQRIPSTQKWQFSPGGQHIELGIAEMNLFLLLGAAGLSHSLFGERLIPIGTVYDPFVARGLDALNYACYQDARFIIAGTPSGVTLAPEGGAHQSIGAQLIGMSQDGLVSFEPAYLDELSIIMDWSFDYLQRSGENDPDERTWLRDETGGSVYLRLTTRPLEQLGLKARDDQAFRQGVVDGAYWLREPGPNCEVVIAYQGCVAPEAIEAAGRIGNDRRDIGVLAITSADRLNSGWTAARRARARGHQDATSQIERLMADVPRDATLITVTDGHPATLAWIGSVMGHRTAPLGVEHFGQTGTIGDLYRHFMIDADSIVAAANYLSAGRRIGLSMR, from the coding sequence ATGTCCGATCTCCAGCATCTGAAAACCCTCGAACAGCGGCTGCTGTGGCTTTCCGCCTGGATGGTGCACAATGCCAATCACCTGCGTCCCAAGGGCGAAGGCGATGTGAAAGTGGGCGGGCACCAGGCCTCGTGCGCTTCGATGGTATCGATCATGACGGCGCTGTATTTCCACACGCTGCGCCCGGAAGACCGCGTGGCGGTGAAGCCGCACGCCTCGCCGGTCTTCCACGCCATGCAGTACATGATGGGCAATCAGAGCCTGGAGAAGCTGAAGAACTTCCGCGGCTATGGCGGCGCGCAATCCTATCCGAGCCGCACGAAGGATGTGGACGATGTGGACTTCTCCACCGGCTCGGTCGGCCTTGGCGTGGCAGAGACGGCATTCGCCTCCCTCGTGCAGGATTATCTCGCCGCCAAGGACTGGGCGGAAGACCGCCCCCTCGGCCGGATGGTGGCGCTGGTCGGCGACGCGGAACTGGACGAGGGCAATGTCTATGAATGCCTTCAGGAAGGCTGGAAGCACGAACTGCGCAATACCTGGTGGATCATCGACTACAACCGGCAAAGCCTGGACGGGGTGGTGCATGAAGGCCTGTGGGAAAAGATCGAGTCGATCTTCAAGGCCTTCGGCTGGCGCGTTGTCGTGCTGCGCCATGGCGCGCTGCAGCGGGCGGCCTTCGAGGAACCCGGCGGCGAGGCGCTGAAAGCCTGGATCCAGTCCTGTCCAAATGCGGATTACTCCGCGCTCACCTATCAGGGCGGCGCCGCGTGGCGGAAACGCCTGATGGACGATCTCGGCGATCAGGGCGAGGTCTCTGCCCTGCTCTCGAAGCGCAGCGACGACGAACTGAACGCCCTGATGAACAATCTCGGCGGCCAGTGCCTCGAAACGCTGACCGAGGCCTTCGACGGCGTCACCGATGACCGCCCGACCGTCTTCCTCGCCTACACGATCAAGGGCTGGGGCACACCGCTCGCAGGCCACAAGGACAATCATGCCGGCCTGATGAACCCGGCCCAGATGGCGGACTTCCAGCAGCATATGGGCGTGCCGGAAGGCGAGGAATGGGAGACGCTGGCGACCGTCGAAGACAAGGATGGAATGAACGCCTTCCTGGGCAAAGTGCCCTTCTTCGCCGCAGGCCCGCGCCGCTTTACCGCGCCGAAAGTGGAAAGCCCCGGACCGGTTTTCCTGGATGACCGCACGCTCTCCACACAGGCCGGGTTCGGCAAGATCCTAGACGCACTGGCCAAGGGCGAGAGCGAAATCGCGGACCGCATCCTGACCACTTCCCCGGATGTAACCTCGTCTACCAATCTCGGCCCCTGGGTGAACCGGCGCTCCCTCTTTGCCCGGACGGAAAAGGAAGACACATTCCGCCAGCAGCGCATCCCCTCCACGCAGAAGTGGCAGTTTTCCCCCGGCGGCCAGCATATCGAGCTTGGCATTGCGGAGATGAATTTGTTCCTGCTGCTCGGCGCGGCGGGCCTGTCGCATTCCCTGTTCGGAGAACGGCTGATCCCCATCGGCACGGTCTATGACCCGTTCGTCGCCCGCGGCCTCGATGCGCTGAACTATGCCTGTTACCAGGACGCCCGCTTCATCATTGCAGGCACACCGTCCGGCGTGACGCTGGCCCCGGAAGGCGGCGCGCACCAGTCCATCGGCGCGCAACTGATCGGGATGAGCCAGGACGGCCTTGTGAGCTTCGAGCCGGCCTATCTCGACGAGCTCTCCATCATCATGGACTGGAGCTTCGACTATCTCCAGCGCAGCGGCGAGAACGATCCGGACGAGCGCACCTGGCTGCGCGACGAAACCGGCGGCTCGGTCTATCTGCGCCTCACCACGCGGCCGCTGGAACAGCTGGGCCTGAAGGCGCGGGACGATCAGGCCTTCCGCCAGGGTGTTGTCGATGGCGCCTACTGGCTGCGCGAACCCGGCCCGAACTGCGAAGTCGTCATCGCCTATCAGGGCTGTGTCGCCCCGGAAGCCATCGAGGCGGCCGGGCGCATCGGCAATGACCGGCGCGATATCGGCGTGCTGGCCATCACCTCGGCAGACCGGCTGAACTCCGGCTGGACAGCCGCCCGGCGCGCCCGCGCCCGTGGCCACCAGGACGCCACCAGCCAGATCGAACGTCTGATGGCGGATGTTCCGCGTGATGCAACGCTGATCACGGTCACGGACGGCCACCCGGCCACGCTCGCCTGGATCGGCTCCGTGATGGGCCACCGCACCGCACCGCTGGGGGTCGAGCATTTCGGCCAGACCGGCACGATCGGTGATCTCTACCGCCACTTCATGATCGATGCGGATTCCATCGTCGCCGCCGCAAACTACCTGTCTGCGGGACGGCGGATCGGCCTCAGCATGAGATAG
- a CDS encoding enoyl-CoA hydratase-related protein, whose translation MAYECFEVTIEDKIAHIRMNRPEALNTMNKAFWNELPEIIHDIDNNARARVIVISSTGKHFSGGMDTTVFTGDRDAPKHDRYIMAEALRSNIRHIQHSFSCMEEARMPVLFALHGGVIGGAVDMISAGDIRWCTKDAFFSIMETNIAMTADVGTFPRLQRYIPEGWAKQMAYTGMRLPAAKAKEIGLVNDVFDTHEEMMEAVMGVAREIAANSPLAVTGCKVLINYGRDHNTADTLDYIGVWNAAMFPPPHMAEAFKARMEKRDPDYPDLSELRDTAM comes from the coding sequence ATGGCTTACGAGTGCTTTGAGGTCACCATCGAAGACAAGATCGCCCACATCCGGATGAACCGGCCCGAGGCGCTCAACACAATGAACAAGGCGTTCTGGAACGAACTGCCGGAAATCATCCACGACATCGACAACAATGCCCGCGCGCGGGTGATCGTGATCTCGTCCACCGGCAAGCATTTCTCCGGCGGCATGGATACGACCGTTTTCACCGGCGACCGCGACGCGCCCAAGCATGACCGCTACATCATGGCCGAGGCCCTGCGCTCCAACATCCGCCATATCCAGCACAGCTTCAGCTGCATGGAAGAGGCGCGCATGCCTGTCCTGTTCGCCCTCCATGGCGGCGTGATCGGAGGGGCGGTGGACATGATCTCCGCCGGCGACATCCGCTGGTGCACCAAGGATGCCTTCTTCTCCATCATGGAAACCAATATCGCCATGACCGCCGACGTCGGCACCTTTCCGCGCCTGCAGCGCTACATCCCCGAGGGCTGGGCCAAGCAGATGGCCTATACCGGCATGCGCCTGCCCGCCGCCAAGGCGAAGGAGATCGGCCTCGTCAATGACGTCTTCGACACCCACGAAGAGATGATGGAAGCGGTAATGGGCGTCGCCCGCGAGATCGCCGCCAACAGCCCGCTGGCCGTCACCGGCTGCAAGGTGCTGATCAATTATGGCCGCGACCACAACACCGCCGACACGCTGGACTATATCGGCGTCTGGAACGCCGCGATGTTCCCGCCGCCGCACATGGCCGAGGCCTTCAAGGCCCGGATGGAAAAGCGCGATCCGGATTATCCGGACCTGTCGGAGCTGCGCGACACGGCGATGTAA
- a CDS encoding NAD(P)H-dependent glycerol-3-phosphate dehydrogenase, with protein sequence MTTHFKKFGVIGGGAWGTAIAQMLTRDGQDVLIWCREPEVAEAINTTHENTAFLPGVALKPAMKATSDLADLAGMDAVFAVAPAQHTRATLKALKGTLKPGTPVVLCSKGIELATGEFMTQVLKDELPDAVPAVMSGPSFAIDVAQGLPTAVTFAIEDEALGTELIGAISTPTFRPYLAHDLLGAEVGGAVKNVLAIACGIALGKGLGRSAHAALIARGSAEMTRLALKLGAERETLAGLSGLGDLVLTCSSETSRNMSCGMALGRGESLESIMGARNAVTEGVATAPVLKKLAAEHGVEMPICDAVAAVIEGEISVDEAIVRLLMRPTRAEAVTA encoded by the coding sequence ATGACAACGCATTTCAAGAAGTTCGGCGTGATCGGCGGCGGCGCCTGGGGCACCGCCATCGCACAAATGCTGACCCGTGACGGGCAGGATGTGCTGATCTGGTGCCGCGAGCCGGAGGTCGCCGAGGCGATCAACACCACGCACGAGAATACCGCCTTCCTGCCGGGCGTGGCACTGAAACCGGCCATGAAGGCGACCAGCGACCTGGCAGACCTCGCCGGCATGGATGCTGTCTTCGCGGTTGCTCCCGCACAGCACACGCGTGCGACGCTGAAAGCGCTGAAAGGCACGCTGAAACCCGGCACGCCGGTCGTGCTCTGCTCCAAAGGGATCGAGCTGGCGACCGGCGAGTTCATGACGCAGGTGCTGAAGGACGAACTGCCGGACGCCGTACCGGCCGTCATGTCCGGCCCGAGCTTCGCCATCGATGTCGCCCAGGGGCTGCCGACGGCCGTCACCTTCGCCATCGAGGACGAGGCACTCGGCACCGAGCTGATCGGCGCCATTTCGACCCCGACTTTCCGGCCTTATCTGGCGCATGACCTGCTGGGCGCGGAAGTTGGCGGCGCGGTGAAGAATGTGCTGGCCATCGCCTGCGGCATCGCCCTCGGCAAGGGGCTCGGCCGGTCGGCCCATGCCGCCCTGATTGCCCGTGGCAGCGCAGAGATGACAAGGCTCGCCCTGAAGCTCGGCGCGGAACGGGAAACGCTGGCAGGCCTCTCCGGCCTCGGCGACCTCGTGCTGACCTGTTCCTCGGAAACCAGCCGGAACATGAGCTGCGGCATGGCGCTCGGCAGAGGCGAGTCCCTGGAGTCCATCATGGGCGCGCGCAACGCCGTCACCGAAGGTGTCGCCACCGCCCCGGTCCTTAAGAAGCTGGCCGCAGAACACGGCGTGGAAATGCCGATCTGCGATGCGGTCGCCGCTGTGATCGAAGGCGAAATCAGCGTCGACGAAGCCATTGTGCGCCTGCTGATGCGGCCAACGCGGGCCGAAGCCGTCACGGCCTGA
- a CDS encoding acetyl-CoA acetyltransferase, whose protein sequence is MAKGDLPVLVGVGQSLSQWDGTAGPAGAPSPLSLMVDASKAALADTGAQGVAGAIDTLAVVRIFEDSVRGAPHPHGHNTNLPGTLARDIGASPAHLIYETVGGQSPQALVNEMAAKVFEGEIECALISGSEANRASKGARRNGVEIDWADGADAEYEDRGTGPMMLSREEIKHGIVAPAYFYALFENAIAAREGRSRSQHRKAMAELFQPFTAVAAKNPWSQFPVEHSVEFLSTPSKANYEYADPFLKWFIAQDAVNQGAAAIVMSSSKADELGIAEDRRVYLHGAGEGSDDFISVRPQLDGSFAMEAAISRALEQSGKTSADMAHFDLYSCFPCAVFSSTQALGVDWKTDKRPLTLTGGLPFFGGPGNNYSLHGIAEMVAKLRGDTGAFGLVLANGGWMTKEAVGVYSTAKPAEFTPVARYARPTEEIDVCSEDCVAKLETFTVTHGKEGPNKGIIFARLPDGRRALANASPAALAVLREDASPVGRSVKITVEGETGTFDFA, encoded by the coding sequence ATGGCCAAGGGTGATCTTCCTGTACTTGTCGGCGTGGGGCAAAGCCTCAGCCAGTGGGACGGCACAGCGGGCCCGGCGGGGGCACCTTCCCCGCTGTCGCTGATGGTGGATGCGTCCAAAGCCGCGCTCGCCGATACGGGCGCGCAGGGCGTTGCAGGCGCGATCGACACGCTCGCCGTGGTCCGCATCTTCGAAGATTCCGTGCGCGGTGCCCCGCACCCGCATGGGCACAACACCAACCTGCCCGGCACGCTGGCACGCGACATCGGCGCGTCCCCCGCCCACCTGATCTATGAGACCGTCGGCGGACAGAGCCCGCAGGCCCTCGTCAACGAGATGGCGGCGAAGGTCTTCGAGGGAGAGATCGAGTGCGCGCTGATCTCCGGCTCCGAAGCCAATCGCGCCTCCAAGGGCGCGCGCCGCAATGGCGTGGAGATCGACTGGGCGGACGGCGCCGACGCCGAGTATGAAGATCGCGGCACCGGCCCGATGATGCTGAGCCGCGAAGAGATCAAGCACGGCATCGTTGCCCCGGCGTATTTCTACGCCCTGTTCGAAAACGCCATTGCCGCCCGCGAAGGCCGCTCGCGCAGCCAGCATCGCAAGGCGATGGCGGAGCTGTTCCAGCCCTTCACGGCCGTGGCGGCGAAGAACCCCTGGTCCCAGTTCCCGGTGGAACACTCCGTCGAGTTTCTCTCGACCCCGTCCAAGGCGAACTATGAATATGCCGACCCGTTCCTGAAATGGTTCATCGCGCAGGATGCTGTGAATCAGGGCGCTGCCGCCATCGTGATGAGCTCGTCCAAGGCCGACGAGCTCGGCATCGCGGAAGACAGGCGCGTTTACCTGCACGGCGCGGGCGAAGGCTCCGACGATTTCATCTCGGTCCGTCCGCAACTGGATGGGTCATTTGCCATGGAAGCCGCGATTTCCCGCGCGCTGGAACAGTCCGGCAAAACGTCTGCCGACATGGCGCATTTCGATCTCTATTCCTGCTTCCCCTGCGCCGTGTTCTCTTCCACCCAGGCACTGGGCGTCGACTGGAAAACCGACAAGCGCCCGCTGACGCTGACCGGCGGCCTGCCCTTCTTCGGCGGACCCGGCAACAATTACTCCCTACACGGAATTGCGGAGATGGTTGCAAAGCTTCGCGGCGATACCGGGGCGTTCGGGCTCGTCCTCGCCAATGGCGGCTGGATGACCAAGGAAGCCGTCGGCGTCTACTCGACCGCGAAGCCGGCAGAGTTCACCCCCGTCGCCCGCTATGCCCGGCCGACTGAGGAAATTGATGTGTGCTCAGAGGACTGCGTCGCCAAGCTCGAAACCTTCACGGTCACGCATGGCAAGGAAGGCCCGAACAAGGGCATCATCTTCGCCCGCCTGCCGGATGGCCGCCGCGCCCTCGCCAATGCCAGCCCGGCGGCCCTCGCCGTGCTGCGCGAGGATGCGAGCCCGGTTGGCCGCAGCGTGAAGATCACGGTGGAAGGCGAAACCGGCACGTTCGACTTCGCCTGA
- a CDS encoding NAD(P)/FAD-dependent oxidoreductase, with translation MPGAKGAGAGKTPAKTTNYDAVIVGAGFAGMYMLHKLRGMGLNAHVFEAGSDVGGTWFWNRYPGARVDIESQEYSFSFSKELEEEWEWSERYAPQGELLDYANYIADRFDLRRDISFNTRVESASYDDHTGLWRIMTDHGETIEARYCVMATGCLSAAKTPDIPGAGTFKGETLSTATWPDDTDLTGKRVGIIGTGSSGIQTITTIAPEVEELYVFQRTPNYSVPARNRPLDPAVREDWLANREDYRQQQRESGIGIVALEATEDLALEQTEEDRQREFERRWAKGGFCVGAPYADTGVDPAANKLLADFVAGKIRDIVKDPETADLLIPKTYPFGTKRLVVDTGYFEVYNQDNVHLIDLNKTPIETITETGLRTSERDYDFDTLIYAIGFDAMTGALDRIDITGRGGLKLKDKWAAGPLTYLGLTVSGFPNMFLITGPGSPSVLSNMIVSIEQHVDWIADCIHDMGQRQLTVVEATPEAEAEWVAHVNEVADTTLYPQANSWYLGANVPGKPRVFMPYVGGVGAYREKCDEVAANDYEGFTLSRAPAEAS, from the coding sequence ATGCCGGGAGCCAAAGGTGCCGGTGCAGGAAAGACGCCTGCAAAAACAACAAACTACGATGCCGTAATCGTCGGCGCAGGCTTTGCCGGCATGTACATGCTTCACAAGCTGCGCGGCATGGGCCTGAACGCCCACGTCTTCGAGGCGGGCAGCGATGTCGGGGGAACCTGGTTCTGGAACCGGTATCCCGGCGCCCGCGTCGATATTGAGAGCCAGGAATACTCCTTCTCCTTCTCGAAAGAGCTGGAGGAAGAGTGGGAATGGTCAGAGCGTTACGCGCCGCAGGGCGAACTTCTGGACTATGCCAATTACATCGCGGACCGGTTCGATCTGCGCCGCGATATCAGCTTCAATACCCGTGTTGAGTCCGCATCATATGATGACCATACCGGACTATGGCGGATCATGACGGACCATGGCGAGACCATAGAGGCACGCTATTGTGTCATGGCAACAGGTTGTCTCTCGGCTGCCAAGACACCCGACATTCCGGGCGCCGGAACCTTCAAAGGCGAAACCCTGAGCACGGCCACCTGGCCGGACGACACCGACCTCACCGGCAAGCGGGTCGGCATCATCGGCACCGGCTCGTCCGGCATCCAGACGATCACCACCATCGCGCCAGAGGTCGAAGAGCTTTACGTTTTCCAGCGCACACCGAACTACAGCGTACCGGCGCGCAACCGTCCGCTGGATCCTGCGGTGCGGGAAGACTGGCTGGCCAACCGGGAAGACTACCGCCAGCAGCAACGCGAATCCGGCATCGGGATCGTGGCGCTGGAAGCGACTGAAGATCTGGCCCTGGAGCAAACGGAAGAGGACCGCCAGCGCGAATTCGAGCGCCGCTGGGCAAAGGGCGGCTTCTGCGTCGGCGCACCTTATGCCGATACGGGCGTCGATCCGGCGGCCAACAAGCTCCTGGCAGATTTCGTTGCCGGCAAGATCCGCGACATTGTGAAGGATCCGGAAACGGCAGACCTGCTGATCCCGAAGACCTACCCTTTCGGGACGAAGCGCCTGGTCGTCGATACGGGCTATTTCGAGGTCTACAATCAGGACAATGTCCACCTGATCGATCTCAACAAGACACCGATCGAGACGATCACCGAAACCGGCCTGCGCACCAGCGAGCGCGACTATGACTTCGACACGCTGATCTACGCCATCGGCTTCGATGCGATGACCGGCGCGCTGGACCGGATCGACATCACGGGGCGCGGCGGGCTGAAGCTTAAGGACAAATGGGCGGCCGGGCCGCTCACATATCTCGGCCTCACCGTCTCCGGCTTCCCGAACATGTTCCTGATCACCGGGCCGGGCAGCCCGTCGGTCCTGTCCAACATGATCGTCTCCATCGAACAGCATGTGGACTGGATCGCGGACTGTATCCACGACATGGGCCAGCGCCAGCTGACCGTGGTGGAGGCCACACCGGAGGCCGAGGCCGAATGGGTGGCGCATGTGAACGAAGTCGCTGACACCACGCTCTACCCTCAGGCCAATTCCTGGTATCTGGGCGCCAATGTCCCCGGAAAGCCGCGCGTGTTCATGCCCTATGTCGGCGGGGTCGGCGCGTACCGGGAAAAATGCGATGAGGTCGCGGCGAACGATTATGAGGGATTCACCCTGTCGCGCGCGCCTGCGGAAGCGTCCTGA